In Planctomycetaceae bacterium, the following are encoded in one genomic region:
- a CDS encoding flavoprotein: MSIFANREILLGITGGIAAFKAADLCSKLVQQQARVSVVMTESAHRFIGATTFEALTGRPVNSDPFRANEHFRGEHIGLAQRAHAIVIAPATAQTMARLAHGFADDLLATIVLVATVPVFLAPAMNCDMWSKPSVQRNVEQLKADGHILIDPEDGWLSCGQIGPGRMASPETILAALQGYFESSKAM, from the coding sequence ATGTCAATCTTCGCAAACCGAGAAATCCTGCTGGGAATCACAGGCGGCATCGCGGCCTTCAAAGCCGCCGACCTGTGCAGCAAGCTGGTTCAGCAGCAGGCCAGGGTTTCCGTCGTGATGACGGAATCCGCTCACCGTTTTATCGGTGCCACAACGTTTGAAGCGCTGACCGGAAGACCCGTCAACAGCGATCCGTTTCGCGCGAATGAGCACTTTCGGGGAGAACACATTGGTCTTGCTCAGCGAGCGCACGCGATCGTGATTGCTCCCGCGACGGCTCAGACCATGGCCAGACTGGCACACGGATTCGCGGACGACCTGCTGGCGACGATTGTCCTGGTCGCGACGGTGCCCGTGTTCCTGGCGCCGGCGATGAACTGCGACATGTGGTCGAAGCCGTCCGTGCAGCGAAACGTCGAACAGTTGAAGGCAGACGGGCACATTCTGATCGATCCGGAAGACGGCTGGCTGAGCTGCGGGCAGATCGGCCCCGGACGGATGGCTTCGCCGGAGACCATTCTTGCTGCGCTGCAGGGCTACTTCGAATCTTCGAAAGCGATGTGA
- a CDS encoding formylglycine-generating enzyme family protein yields the protein MLRSLLVSMVVLQTCGSLMADGDPGIVSEKPSEGRSVKVEAGYMVPYRMKIPGTDVSFEMVPIPGGEFLMGSPDSEASRDESEGPQRRFHVDPFWMGRYEVRWNEYKQYMELYAAFKKFRELNIRRVTDENSVDVVTSPTPLYDPTFTFEFGEDPMQPAITVSQYAAKQYTKWLSAITGQQHRLPTEAEWEYACRAGTTTAYSYGDDPSKLGDYAWFVKNTEDSGTKLTGAKQPNPWGLFDMHGNAAEWVLDAYAPYEATDRVLNAATDWVRPTQLNPRVVRGGTWEFGAAQCRSASRYPSDYSAWRETDPNFPKSPWWFTDDPGRGVGFRIIRPLKEVSREQMEEFWKVDVDETMYEVDERIETGRGVQGIVDKDLPAAIEKLED from the coding sequence ATGCTTCGATCTTTGCTTGTTTCGATGGTCGTCCTCCAGACCTGCGGCAGCCTGATGGCTGACGGTGACCCGGGAATCGTGTCCGAAAAACCGTCGGAAGGCCGCAGTGTGAAGGTCGAAGCCGGCTACATGGTGCCCTACCGGATGAAGATTCCCGGAACGGATGTCTCGTTCGAAATGGTGCCGATTCCGGGTGGTGAGTTCCTGATGGGAAGCCCGGATTCCGAAGCTTCACGTGACGAGAGCGAAGGCCCGCAGCGCCGGTTTCACGTCGATCCGTTCTGGATGGGTCGCTACGAAGTTCGCTGGAATGAATACAAGCAGTACATGGAACTGTACGCTGCCTTCAAGAAATTTCGGGAGCTGAACATTCGCCGTGTGACGGACGAAAACAGCGTCGATGTCGTCACGTCTCCGACTCCGCTGTACGACCCGACGTTTACTTTCGAATTCGGTGAGGACCCGATGCAGCCGGCCATCACGGTCTCCCAGTACGCCGCCAAGCAGTACACAAAATGGCTGAGCGCCATCACAGGGCAGCAGCACCGGCTGCCAACCGAGGCCGAATGGGAATATGCCTGCCGCGCCGGCACCACGACGGCTTACAGCTACGGCGACGACCCGTCAAAGCTGGGTGACTACGCCTGGTTCGTCAAAAACACCGAAGATTCCGGTACAAAGCTGACCGGCGCGAAGCAGCCGAATCCGTGGGGGCTGTTTGACATGCATGGCAACGCGGCGGAGTGGGTTCTGGATGCCTACGCGCCGTACGAAGCAACGGACCGGGTTCTGAACGCCGCCACCGACTGGGTGCGACCAACGCAGCTTAATCCCCGAGTCGTTCGAGGCGGCACCTGGGAATTTGGTGCCGCCCAATGCCGCAGCGCTTCTCGGTATCCGTCTGACTATTCCGCGTGGCGGGAGACGGATCCCAACTTCCCCAAGAGCCCGTGGTGGTTTACCGACGATCCCGGACGCGGCGTGGGATTCCGGATCATCCGACCGCTGAAGGAAGTGTCGCGCGAGCAGATGGAAGAATTCTGGAAGGTGGATGTCGACGAGACGATGTATGAAGTCGACGAACGGATTGAAACCGGCCGAGGCGTGCAGGGGATCGTCGATAAGGATCTGCCGGCCGCCATCGAAAAGCTGGAAGACTGA
- a CDS encoding DEAD/DEAH box helicase: protein MTLSELLQNRFRADLRHRGAAYIEAERVSLVRVTEENVFGLVVDGVEYQTQLRYQESDIAMFCTCDQFAKSKACKHLWATVLTADLEGYVNPAIRPGRLVPFVARPKAGPIRVDDLSADFEPEMDARVPKAKVKSRPQQAEVRLRPWEARLLSLQEEMSVPDRKGKKAQSQDRQIFYELDLEASREAGKLVIQASQRQRRSSGQWGKIKPLKIKPGELDQIEHEDDRTFLSYLAGAIPERNNWSTQQAELKAAAHRFYLPFELGTLILPDMCRSGRLTIPGVSETGEQKLEWDDGEPWELTVRVKRDTDSEGWVVAGLLVRGEESLNLSEVPLAVPGGFLVTSDSIARLRDFGASQWMQMLSSETPLKIPAADQHDFVDRLLDIPTLPRLELPKDLQLEEVRATPSPTLRISSPPMSRWRNDSLTGEVIFNYLGTPVAGRNARWAVVQREHNRCIIRDRDFESGCWELLREVGFRKRLNGAQTHTDVEIARRELGRAVRELVENGWSVYADGSQVRQAGGMRFRVESDIDWFDVRADIDFEGRSVAFPELLHALERGDATVRLDDGSLGILPEEWLEQIGMISGLGTVDEDSLRFSNSQAALLDALLSAQQDVEFDARFEEMRERFRTFSGIEAAEVPSAFTGELRDYQRDGLSWMTFLHDFNFGGCLADDMGLGKTVQFIAMLLKHRDQAKKDTRPSLVVVPRSLIFNWRNECNRFAPKLKVLDYSGLERSALRAEFEKYDVVLSTYGTVRRDIAILKDYEFDYVVLDEAQTIKNPTSQIARASRLLRARHRLALSGTPIENNAGDLWSIFEFLNPGMLGRSTAFRSHVTDPESREARQLVSRGLRPFILRRTKKQVAAELPDRLEETIFCDMEDDQRRLYDELRLHYRDSLLGLVQKEGLARSKMHVLEALLRLRQAACHPALLNRGDEDEPYAKLEFLIPHLKELVAEDHKSLVFSQFTSMLAIVRQHLEENGIDYEYLDGQTRDRQKHVNRFQSDDGCKVFLISLKAGGLGLNLTAADYVFLLDPWWNPAVEAQAIDRAHRVGQTRTVFAYRMICRDTVEEKIAELQSKKRELADAILEGDDTQSVLKDLSVEDLELLLS from the coding sequence ATGACTCTCTCGGAGCTGCTGCAGAATCGTTTTCGTGCCGACCTCAGACATCGCGGGGCGGCTTACATCGAAGCGGAACGTGTTTCACTGGTCCGCGTCACGGAAGAAAACGTCTTCGGACTGGTGGTTGACGGGGTTGAGTACCAGACTCAACTGCGCTACCAGGAATCCGATATCGCCATGTTTTGCACGTGCGATCAGTTCGCAAAGTCCAAAGCGTGCAAACACTTGTGGGCCACGGTGCTGACGGCGGATCTGGAGGGGTACGTAAATCCGGCAATCCGGCCGGGTCGACTGGTGCCGTTTGTGGCACGGCCGAAAGCCGGACCGATTCGGGTCGACGACCTGTCGGCTGACTTTGAACCGGAAATGGATGCCCGGGTTCCGAAGGCAAAGGTCAAGTCGCGTCCTCAGCAGGCGGAGGTTCGTCTGCGGCCGTGGGAAGCCCGGCTGCTTTCGCTGCAGGAGGAAATGTCGGTTCCCGATCGCAAGGGAAAGAAGGCTCAAAGCCAGGACCGGCAGATTTTTTACGAACTGGACCTGGAGGCCAGCCGGGAAGCCGGAAAGCTGGTGATTCAGGCGTCTCAGCGACAGCGGCGTTCCAGCGGTCAGTGGGGAAAAATCAAGCCGCTGAAGATTAAGCCGGGTGAACTCGATCAGATCGAACACGAAGACGACCGCACGTTCTTGTCGTACCTTGCCGGCGCAATTCCGGAACGCAACAACTGGTCGACGCAGCAGGCCGAACTGAAGGCCGCCGCCCATCGGTTCTACCTTCCCTTCGAACTGGGCACACTGATTCTTCCCGACATGTGCCGATCCGGCCGGCTGACAATCCCCGGCGTCAGCGAAACGGGCGAGCAGAAGCTGGAATGGGACGACGGCGAACCGTGGGAACTGACGGTCCGCGTGAAGCGCGACACCGACAGCGAAGGCTGGGTCGTTGCGGGATTGCTGGTGCGCGGGGAGGAATCGCTGAACCTTTCCGAAGTGCCGCTGGCGGTTCCCGGCGGGTTCCTGGTGACGTCCGACAGTATCGCGCGGCTGCGTGACTTTGGAGCATCACAGTGGATGCAGATGCTGTCGTCGGAAACGCCGCTGAAGATTCCCGCGGCCGACCAGCACGACTTTGTTGACCGGTTGCTGGACATTCCCACGCTGCCGCGTCTGGAGCTTCCGAAGGATCTGCAACTGGAGGAAGTCCGTGCCACTCCCTCGCCGACGCTGCGGATTTCGTCGCCGCCGATGTCGCGCTGGCGGAATGATTCGCTGACCGGTGAGGTGATCTTCAACTACCTGGGAACACCAGTGGCGGGCCGCAACGCTCGCTGGGCCGTTGTGCAGCGCGAACACAATCGCTGCATTATTCGTGACCGCGATTTTGAAAGCGGCTGCTGGGAACTGTTGCGCGAAGTGGGGTTCCGCAAGCGACTCAACGGAGCACAAACGCACACGGACGTCGAAATCGCTCGCCGCGAACTGGGCCGCGCTGTTCGGGAACTTGTCGAAAACGGGTGGTCCGTCTACGCGGACGGCAGCCAGGTCCGGCAGGCCGGCGGGATGCGGTTCCGCGTGGAATCGGACATCGACTGGTTCGACGTCCGCGCGGACATCGATTTTGAAGGTCGCTCCGTGGCGTTCCCGGAATTGCTGCACGCCCTGGAACGCGGCGACGCGACGGTTCGGCTGGACGACGGATCGCTGGGAATTCTGCCCGAAGAATGGCTGGAACAGATCGGCATGATTTCCGGTCTGGGGACGGTCGACGAAGATTCGCTGCGGTTTTCGAATTCGCAGGCAGCGCTGCTCGACGCATTGCTGTCGGCTCAGCAGGACGTGGAATTCGATGCCCGGTTCGAAGAGATGCGGGAACGCTTCCGAACCTTTTCCGGCATCGAGGCGGCCGAAGTCCCCAGTGCGTTCACCGGTGAACTTCGCGACTACCAGCGAGACGGCCTGTCGTGGATGACGTTTCTGCACGACTTCAATTTCGGCGGATGTCTGGCCGATGACATGGGTCTGGGAAAGACCGTGCAGTTTATTGCCATGCTGCTGAAGCACCGCGATCAGGCAAAGAAGGACACTCGGCCGTCACTGGTCGTTGTGCCGCGGTCGCTGATCTTCAACTGGCGAAACGAATGCAACCGCTTCGCTCCGAAACTGAAAGTCCTGGATTACTCCGGCCTGGAACGATCCGCCCTGCGCGCGGAGTTCGAAAAATACGACGTCGTGCTGTCAACGTACGGCACCGTTCGCCGCGACATCGCCATTCTGAAGGATTACGAATTCGACTACGTCGTGCTGGACGAGGCACAGACGATCAAGAATCCCACGTCGCAGATCGCGCGCGCGTCCCGGTTGCTGCGTGCCCGACACCGGCTGGCTCTGAGCGGCACACCCATCGAAAACAATGCCGGCGATCTGTGGTCGATCTTTGAGTTTCTCAACCCCGGAATGCTGGGACGCAGCACCGCATTTCGCAGCCACGTAACGGATCCCGAAAGCAGAGAAGCCCGCCAACTGGTGTCGCGCGGTCTGCGGCCGTTCATCCTGCGACGCACCAAGAAGCAGGTCGCCGCGGAACTGCCCGACCGACTGGAAGAAACCATCTTCTGCGACATGGAAGACGATCAGCGAAGGCTGTACGACGAACTGCGGCTGCACTACCGCGATTCACTGCTGGGGCTTGTTCAGAAAGAAGGTCTGGCTCGCAGCAAGATGCATGTTCTGGAAGCGCTGCTGCGGCTGCGGCAGGCCGCATGCCACCCGGCGCTGCTGAATCGGGGTGACGAGGATGAACCGTATGCGAAACTGGAATTCCTGATTCCGCACCTGAAGGAACTTGTGGCCGAAGACCACAAGTCGCTGGTGTTCTCGCAATTCACCAGCATGCTGGCGATCGTGCGCCAGCATCTGGAGGAAAACGGCATCGACTACGAATACCTGGACGGCCAGACTCGCGATCGGCAGAAGCATGTCAACCGCTTCCAGTCGGACGACGGCTGCAAGGTCTTTCTGATCAGCCTGAAGGCCGGTGGGCTCGGACTGAATCTGACCGCGGCCGACTACGTGTTTCTGCTGGATCCGTGGTGGAACCCGGCCGTGGAAGCTCAGGCCATCGACCGTGCTCACCGAGTCGGGCAGACCAGGACCGTGTTCGCCTATCGCATGATCTGCCGCGACACGGTGGAAGAAAAGATTGCCGAACTGCAAAGCAAGAAGCGGGAACTGGCCGACGCGATTCTGGAAGGCGACGACACCCAGAGTGTGCTGAAGGACCTGTCGGTCGAAGACCTGGAACTGCTGCTGTCGTAG
- a CDS encoding PLP-dependent aspartate aminotransferase family protein → MHFETKAVHAGVHKDQQYNSVITPIYATSTFDWTDLDSNAGYDYSRSGNPTRDALQENLAALEGGACCVATATGMAATYCVMALFNPGDHIIVPADVYGGSHRLFDRFLTEKQLSFSFVDMTDLDAVRDAFRPETKGVWIETPSNPLLKVVDLRAVADLARQHRALAMCDNTFMSPYLQKPFDFGCDIVMHSTTKYINGHSDVVSGAVIAKDIAIGERLAWICNAVGLACSPFDAWLVLRGVKTLACRMEQAQRSAMKIAEFLELHPEVWKVHYPGLKFHPQHNLAKRQQRGFGAMLSFEMTGGRDAAERVCTRTKLFDVGVSLGGVESLLCFPATMSHAAMSPEGRAAAGITDGLLRVSVGVEHVADLIDDLRQAIEGG, encoded by the coding sequence ATGCACTTCGAAACCAAAGCCGTCCACGCCGGCGTTCACAAGGATCAGCAGTACAACAGCGTCATCACGCCGATCTACGCGACTTCGACGTTTGACTGGACGGATCTGGACAGCAACGCCGGCTATGACTATTCACGGTCCGGCAATCCCACGCGGGATGCTTTGCAGGAAAACCTGGCGGCTCTGGAAGGAGGAGCCTGCTGCGTGGCCACGGCCACCGGCATGGCGGCGACCTATTGCGTGATGGCGCTGTTCAATCCGGGCGATCACATCATCGTGCCGGCTGATGTGTACGGCGGATCGCACCGGCTGTTCGACCGGTTTCTCACTGAGAAGCAACTGTCGTTTTCGTTCGTCGACATGACCGACCTGGACGCCGTTCGCGATGCGTTTCGGCCGGAAACGAAGGGCGTGTGGATCGAGACTCCCAGCAATCCGCTGCTGAAGGTCGTCGATCTGCGGGCGGTTGCCGACCTGGCAAGGCAGCACCGGGCTCTGGCGATGTGCGACAACACGTTTATGTCGCCGTATCTGCAGAAGCCGTTTGACTTCGGCTGCGACATCGTGATGCATTCGACCACGAAATACATCAACGGTCATTCCGACGTCGTCAGCGGCGCCGTGATTGCCAAAGACATTGCGATCGGTGAACGGCTGGCGTGGATCTGCAATGCCGTCGGCCTGGCCTGTTCACCGTTCGACGCGTGGCTGGTCCTGCGCGGCGTGAAGACTCTGGCATGTCGCATGGAGCAGGCTCAGCGGTCCGCCATGAAGATCGCGGAATTCCTGGAACTGCATCCGGAAGTCTGGAAGGTTCACTATCCCGGCCTGAAGTTCCATCCGCAGCACAACCTTGCAAAACGCCAGCAGCGCGGCTTCGGGGCGATGCTGAGTTTCGAGATGACGGGTGGTCGGGACGCGGCCGAACGGGTCTGCACGCGGACGAAGCTGTTTGACGTCGGTGTGTCCCTCGGCGGCGTCGAGTCGCTGCTGTGCTTTCCGGCGACGATGAGCCACGCCGCGATGTCTCCGGAAGGTCGTGCGGCAGCGGGTATCACCGACGGTTTGCTGCGGGTTTCCGTCGGCGTCGAACACGTCGCGGATCTCATCGACGACCTGCGGCAGGCGATCGAAGGCGGGTGA